AAAGACATCTAGTCCACATGCATCGATTGCGTATTGTAAGATTTTcaaaaagtaaattaattatgGCTGGAGTGGAGAACACTGAAGTTTGACAAAGTAAAGCTATATGtacaaaagttattgtgatatGGATTGTTTagagtaataaatttgtcaaTGGATTTGTGGATGAAAACCAAAGATCAAATCTGGTTTCACTATTCCAGTTGCTGAAGGAAcattcaactttattttcatgcttatatccaaacaaggttcaagcacgctgtcctgggcacacaccacagttatctgggctgtctgtccaggacagtgggtttgttgttagttggttagtgagagagaatagggtgtagtgaccttacacctacccactgagccgttAAGAACTCACCCTGGTTTtgatccggtaccgggctgcgaaccctgtgtctaccagcctgtagtccgatggcttaacagcTGCGCCACCGAGGAACAGGTGGTCTGACTCCTGGGATCATTGCTTATCAAacattttagagtccagactcaatctctaatgatatCACACGCACACAATGTGTATAGCGATGTCATgacgttactgtctcagactctattagtgtcTTGAGTCttgactctaaaagttttataagtttTATAAAGCCAGGTGTCTATTTTTAagacaacaatatatattaatgtgctTCTATGTTGAGGATTCCTTTAAGTACAGAGACTCTCATGTTAACAGTATTCCGATATCGTCTATGCGGTGGGTGTTTCACAAATATACTCATGTATTCGATCACAGTTATCGTCCCACCATTCCACTTTCTGATTACGAAGTCGAATTCGCACACAGTCGCCATTGTGGTCAGGCTCGCTGGATGCCCAATGTGTGTACGTCATCAACGTCCCGTCTGTAAACCTCCACTCATCCTCATCGTCACTGTCGTCACCATCTATCCACAGCTGCGAGGACGTTGACATTACATTTTCTGAAATATAACGACAAGTGATGGGTAATGTGGTGTCACTTAGATAAACTGTAATCGGCTGCAAATGAAGAATcaactttaaattttatgtattttgttttgttttgttttgtttctctcctttctttcttgttttttttgttttgtttcttttgttttgttttgtttttgttttgttttctttctcttctttctttcttgtttttttttttgtttttttttttggagggggggggggattggtgtgtgtgtggggggggattgagtttttttgtttttcaaactacATCTGACGATGTTTAGCATTATTTGTTACATTGCAGGCTGAAAATGAATAAAAGTAttgattaaaatgaaatttaaaaaaggggaaaaaaagtaAAGATTTTATTCGTCTTAAGtcctttctttatttgttttttaattacaaaatatacagtaaTAGTTTTGTaggaatgtttttatgtttaccatttacaatacttaagtCTATTGACTAACACTCCACATCTTATATTAACATAACAATACGATATTTCTAACAATATATACTATGTCTATTTATGCTCCAAAGTGGTACTCGGTTTATAACCTGCAAACATTTATTTGAAGTGTCAAAgttcaaatgttaaaaaattcaGTGCTATGGAATTTCGTATTTTAGTTAACAAACCTTGGTACAACTCAGCGAAATAGTCATGTTTTTTCTGCGAGTCGATTCGGATTAGGAATCCGCCATCGTTTTGGCAAGCAGCCATCGCGTCATCATGGTTCTTTTTGTCCAGCCCAAGTCTGTAACACATACGGGGGTCGCTGGAGAATTTGTATCCTTTCTCTATTGGACACGGATCTGAAACATATTGTAAACTGACtagagtgtgttctgtattgtgattggttaattacattctttttccgggatcaaatagacaataacgcctggaaagctaatgacgtcattagaaagtgacgtcattagcaactggaacaggcgaagttgacgattcaagggtctacagttagattgtagccaggtattttttttcaagaaatgccaaatatacagttagttctgtagaaaaacgattcactTTACAacggacataaccatatggagtttttagatttgcgggtgttattgtctatttgatgcccgcaaatgtttcatttttgaccagtagaccagtagagctaattttaatcagatgtcACACAGACGGGGGTCGCTGGTGAATTTGTATCCTTTCTCTGTTGGACAATAAGGAAatgaaacatattaaacataataatacattgatctGTGACGTTGAGCTCATGAAAGAAATGTCTCCAATAGGTTTGACTGCTTAAGATGGCTGTTAGACCTATCATGTCGTTCAAATTGTGTTAGCTGCCCACCGATGGGTGTGGCCCCATTGTATTTAATTGAGTCCGATCGTATGAACGGAccaatgtttgtttgttaaactaTTAAGGTAATAGGTTATAAAACAATCTGATCCGACCAACCTTGAAGGGGTGAGGTTATGTAAAACCACCggtctcagtggtgtcgtggttaagccatcggacatagggctggtaggtactgggttcgcagcccgataccggcccccacccagagcgagttttaacgactcagtgggtaggtgtaagaccgctatACAATctaaacatatatttgtgtgtgagGACTATGGTGCATTTCTTTTTGCGTACCTGTATACAGTGTGTGAGGATTGAGATGTACTTCGTTTTGTGTAcctgtattttgtgtgtgtagaTTGTGATGTACTTCGTTTTGTGTAcctgtattttgtgtgtgtagaTTGTGATATACTTCGTTTTGTCTACCTGTATTTTGTGTGGGAGGATTGTGATGTACTTGGTTGTGTGTACCTCTATATTGTGTGGGAGGTTTGTGACGTACTTCGTTGTGCATACCTGTATACTGTGTGGGAGGATTGTGATGTACTTGGTTGTGTGTACCTCTATATTGTGTGTGAGGTTTGTGACGTATTTCGTTGTGTGTACCTGTATGCTGTGTGGGAGGTTTGTGATGTACTTCCTTTTGTGTACctgtatattattttaagtaCTATAACTGTTCACTGTATAAACACaacttttatgtttatttatgtaGGTATCGGATTGTAATATAATGCAATGGATAGGCAtactattaatttaattttctaaattgcataTTAGTGCCTCTCCTTGTTTAGCTATCTTTCTATACCActatatgtaagtatgtatatgtatgtacgtacgtacgtatgtatatatgtatgtatgtatgtatatatgtatgtatgtatgtatgtatgtgtatatgtgtatatgtatgtatgtatatgtgtatatactagtatgcttGTTACTAATTACCTGGAATGCACAACATACATCACAGATCAATAGCTTACTTTCAATTGTTTTATTGCTATAGCACTGCTACAATATTCACTGACAACTTTTCT
This DNA window, taken from Gigantopelta aegis isolate Gae_Host chromosome 4, Gae_host_genome, whole genome shotgun sequence, encodes the following:
- the LOC121370615 gene encoding lithostathine-1-like gives rise to the protein MCYRLGLDKKNHDDAMAACQNDGGFLIRIDSQKKHDYFAELYQENVMSTSSQLWIDGDDSDDEDEWRFTDGTLMTYTHWASSEPDHNGDCVRIRLRNQKVEWWDDNCDRIHEYICETPTA